The Cicer arietinum cultivar CDC Frontier isolate Library 1 chromosome 1, Cicar.CDCFrontier_v2.0, whole genome shotgun sequence genome contains the following window.
ATGCAGAAACTGAGTTTATGTAATCTCAATAACACTGAGCTTctttatttcatattattaattaaaggtGGGGTGGGTTGCAAACAGAACCAAAGTATCTTGCACCGTTCTAATGGATGAATAGATCATCAATTACCCTTTTCTCCCGGGAAGGAGCAATATGATTACTATTAATGTTCTTTATCAAATATCTATGTAATTGAATAAATCCTATTATGAATCTTTTATTAAGCTAAAGAGAAGATTATGACATATCTCCACGAGAAGTTGGGTACAAGAGGCTGAAAGGTTACAAAAAGTTTATAATACATAGTTCTAATATTAGGTGGATATACTTACCATGCAATGAAATATCAAAGATAAGATTCCCATGTCCCAACAAACAGAAGAATTCTCAAAAGTCACGACGAAGACATGCAGTGTTATCAATAGTGGAATGCCAAAAAACCGCTACGTAAAATAGCGCATAGCATTGTGGCTAATAGAAGttgaaataaatcaattatcCAGGCAGTGTTATCAATAGTGGAATCCTAAAATTGTCTATTATCcactatgaaaaaaaaatgctatttcCGCTATTTGGCAACACTCAAATGAAAATCTTGAAAACTTTAATGACAAACTTCTAGAAAAGGCTCATGATAAGTTAGAACCTGATACCTGGTTGATACGTGATCCAGATGGTTCATTAACCAATGGTCATAAActtacatataaatatataaattatagtgTACCAGCACCCTTATAAAATCAAGGGATGTATATTTTCTAGCATTCACAATGAAATAAATGACTCAAGGCAGAAACAAAAGAGTATGTAGCTTACGTTCATCCACCTGACTCGCAGCGCCACATCCCGGACTGTCTTATTCTGTAGCTGTAGGGCTATCTTAGCATAGCGTACTATGTTAGATTCTGTGGCATACCTacaaagaaaattttgaaattttcattaatttatgtGGCTACCTATATAGAATATCACTGATATGCATTCCTAATCAAAACACATGTGTTAAACAGTGTGACAATAAAATGAACTATCTGTTCAATCAAAgtacagaagaaaaaaaaagtgttgtatTTAAGGGTCGGATGTGATTCACTTGAATTCATGATTCTGCTTGTATTTTTGCTAGTTCATTATAATCTATGTAACAAATGGTAGATAGTGGAGCTTAGCAGCCAACCTCCAAAACACTAAAGTGTTATGGCTGCTACGTCTAAGTTTAGGGAAACAGTGCATGAAATATAAACCATAATACAATACACATGTAAAAACTACAAAATAGAAGAATACACAAAATTAAAGACATATTGATAGCTAACAATCAAAGTTCAATAATATTCAACCCCAATAGAAAGCAAATAAGTTTTACACCAAAAAATCCAAATTCCAAAAATAACAACAGATGGAGCAGCTATAAGCTGAGGGCATGTTCATATATTTCCATTTCACAGTAGCAGCTGCTATTTGGCAACTACTCAAAAAAGCACCACGATGGGTTTCTCGTAGCACCTAGAAGTTGCTACAGCGGCTATTGACTATTGTGATTAAAATTGCAAATTGTTTACTTACTATGAACCCTAATTCATGACTTGAACTGCAAAAATAGATAACAAACACCTAAATTGAATTGATggtaattaatttcaatttgcaaacaaaaatcaaattgaaaACATAAAGATAAGGCATAGTAATTAATTCCGTATGCTAAACAATAATTCgataagaaaaaagaaaattacacACTTGGAGAGTCCATTTTCAAGAGTAGCTTGTTCTTCAGGAGTCCAATCAAGGGATATGCCTGGATTATGCTTCATGTTCATAGCAAGACCTGAAGAACTTTCGGGAACCGAATTTCCGTTAAAAGAAGAAGGATTGACTTGCTCTTGATGATTACCGGTACCAGATGGGTTCGCCATCGATAACCTAACCCTAATTCTAGCTGTTGGTAATCAGAAATGTTGTAACCCCAAATGAAAACGTTGGAAATTGTTGTATCTAAGGAAATTCCGATGAAAGGGGTTATTGGAATTGACGGTTAGTTCCCGCCAAATTAGCAATAACGGAGAGAGAGTGAGTGAGTAAGAGAGTGAGGTTGAAACCGAATTGAGCTGgaattgaagaagaagaaggaagaagaagagggTTTTGATTGAAGCTGGAATTGAAATTGCAGgatcagagttattattatattatatataaataataaagaatacTTAAATactttatccaaaaaaaatacttaaatatagataaaatatatttttgaatatattttatgtcctctattttttttattcacgaTTTTAGTCTAGTTATTTAAATGTGAAAGTGCATTATTTaatcttttgaatttcaaaaaaaaattgtctgccacttaattttgaaattaaaatctcATAAGAAGTAGAGGGATGAGGGATCTAATTAGAGAGAATAGATAGAAAAATATAGTATATCAAATTACTttcatcatttaatttttgtatcaTATTGTCATGTTGAATAATGAGTAGCTGACAAACACCTAGATAATTTTGGGAAATCTTAATAGTTTAGAGTTTTGTATTGTTTTCATTTTAAGTATTGAGACTTAATATGCATTGTTACACCACCAATGATTTGCCAACTTATTGCTATTTGTATCTACTGACAATGttgataatattttagaaattaaactaaaaaaatgatattgtcgattgatttaattgaatatatgtataaaaataatttaaactgTTAAtaagtataaattaaattaagtatttATTCAACTTTACATACTACTAAAACTAAACTCCAAatcttgacaaaaaaaaaaattccaatttccaaatacaatgttattaaattttcttttgaaatttcaGAAATTGTGaacataaattttctttaaatgtACGTGAACATAATCTTTAAATGTACATCCTTTTACttgttcctttttttcttttctttactcaatagaaaaaaaaagtggtttagagttaatttttgatttaaaattacatatataaatcattttttgttttcttttatgtaaataattaattttcatatatatttttttttcttcataatctAGTAGTctaataatatgtttttttttctcattttgatGCAATATTGTGTGTTcgaattaatttatcaatttcaaTCGAGtgcatattataaatttaattaattaatttgacatCTTCAACGACTACagaaacataaatatttcagacactttataattgaaatatttataggttttgtcacatttataaatattttaatattttataatattaatttaaatgttataaatttattcataaatttatattttttttataattataaattatattatttttaattgttgtaatctctatcaatttaaataaattaatatcatattttttaattaaaaaaaaaagttaatttaccTAATATCTAATCATTCAATCATATTTGTTAGTATTATATAGAAACAACTCTCAACCAACATCTTTTAGCACAATGTGTTCTTTTCCAACATCCAATCATATTTTCAATACTTTTCAACACATTTAAGCCtacaatatttttcaataactaTAATTGAATGATTGGATATTCagtataattaaatatattcaatatgtaATCCTTTAATGCCATGTcagtttttcttatatttaattattttaaattaaatttaaattgattttgacttagagGAATCGGTActcaacaaaattttaaaatatcaaaaaaattattttttctatttcattcaaaaaattaaatatatttaatgaacATTTAAAGTGTAAATCTAATTTAACACGACATGAAAGAGAGAGACAACTATTTATCAATAGTCATGCTACTAGTATCAATCAATtgtaaaatacatttaaaacaTCTCCAATGGCACTACTTGGAAAGTCTTGAGATTCAAAAAATGTGTCCTTAACAAGTTTTACAATTGGAGAAGATTTACACAGCAAAAAACTGAAATGGTGAATTAATCCatctataataatattaatacgCTAAAACTGTaacactaaaacaaaaaatgaataaattattttaagataatttgaCATTGTAGACTCAACATTAACCTAAAATAGATTGTATTGTTTGATGTAATTTTACAAAAGTAGAATTGTGTAActctaaataatatatttaattaaatatttatataaaattattttgcatacatatatataataaaaataatatataacatgCGGGTCTAATAGAGCGAGTATTAAATTATTTCTATCCGCATTtatatctgttttttttttgtttgcatataattatttatgttttacatGTATTATAATTGACTTTTTACTTTACCATTATTGTCACACCTATGTATTTATAATGCCAATTTTTACTTTATCCGTTGTGTggatattttttgaaatctatTGAGTATGATTTAAATTCATATTCCTATTTACATGGCACTTTTGCAATCTACAAGCCAAATAAGATAGCGCGAAATGAGTGATACACTCTGTAATCCAACTTggattttctttttcatattaATCAGTCAAAAACTTTAAAACTAAGTAGCCTCACAGCAGACATGGTAAAGTATATATGCTTAAAGAAGCTAGGTATAATTATCATTATTCTTGATTAAATATCTAAGCAACATTATTTGCTgcatttttctttcaatttattcATGTCATATTTGTTTAGtttaatagttattattttttgactGGTTTAGTTTAATAATTATGTACAAACAATAGCGTCAAATTATATTTCAGCATTATATCAGTTTTTTTTTCCCAAAAGAGAAAGTCAGAATATAAAAgatgaataaaattataaataaacagTTTAAATAAATCGTAGAAAATGCTAGTTAGTATACATCCAttagtttttaataatttttagttataCCTTGTTGATATTTTCCTTCTAAAATCTAGCAGATGTATTATAGCAAATGTCGGTAAGAGTTTATATTGTAGAcccaattattttttagaatgaaTAGATTAGCAAGTTACTCATTCgtgtatttaataattttttcattacttttttatgatataatcttttaattataattgttaaatttctgttttaaaaaaataagtagaTGTACATTAGCAAATCTCAATATATAAAAAGTGTAATTTAATgtctatataaaattattttaaattagtatAACCTTTATCGCAAAAGTGCAATactctttaagaataaaaaaaattatttcaaattatcaATACTAAGATTCATTTTTACTCCGTAGATGATGCCGAATTTGTCTATTAATTGGTTTTACTCTTCACATTTCAATAATCATCAGGACATTATTTAATTGCATGCATTTTAGACATGATAACACAATTCATAGTCGTAAAAATCCACTTGATTCGTcttgattttgacaaaatataaattttctttgaaattaaaACTCGAgagtataaataaatttgaggTGTTAATATTCATTGTACcaataaaattaatagtatttttcaaaattttacacTCTTAAATATCAAAAGACACATGTGATACcataaattaattactaatgATATTGCTAATAAGTGTTCCAAAACCACATATTAAGACactttaaagataatttttaaacttagaaaaaatgaaacacacaatttctaatataatattttctaaaacgTTTGTTACATTTTCCGATTAATAATCACATAATATAGATTACAATCGGTTACTGAGCATCCCGTTAATCCACGATAcacccattttttttttttatcgatttATATGAAAGATTGGATCTTTCAAAAGAACAATTTTCGTGGCTGGCTAGAGCCCTATAATTTAATGAGACCCTAAATCCAAGTATAGAGCACATGGAAAGCACGTTGCTAAATACCCACGTCAGTGTTATAAGTCCTTAGAAGGATTTTGAAAGTGCATTGGTGCATGTGAACAGCTCCATGCCTCACTCTTCCGTCACACGGTACCTTAATGCATggattagtattattattataaattttaaaattaagaacaAGTAGTATTTGAAATCCCATTATTCTACaagttttctttcttaattttaatatcaTTCTGATGCATGGTCGGTTATTGCCACTAGGACATTGTGTACTGCTATATAAGCTGCAAAATGCATTAAGTTTCTAACCAGTGCTAGCTATATTTACAAAACAAGCTTAGTATTACACACAGAGATATAGAGATTTGATTTTGTAGTTGTTTTGCCCTAATGGGGAGACTTGTGTTTGTGGTTTTCCCACTAATAGTAGCTTTTGCAATGTTGAGCCTGTGTCATGGGATGGCAGCAGCAGCAGCACCTCCAAAACCAAAGTTGCAATGGCATTACTATCAGGTTCACAATACATGCCGCGACGCAGAGCAGTATGTCCGACACGAAGTGAAGATGTTTTGGAAAAGTGACAAAAGCATTACAGCTAAATTACTACGCTTGATTTCCTCTGACTGTTTTGTCACCGTATGTTGTACCGCCTTTTTTCTCCTTTATATTTCGGTACTAGTTAgtctttaatttcttttatctcGTTTTCAACTTTTTAAGCTAAAAGAGACATCCTGTGAGATCAATGGCTGAAAGGAACTTTTAAGCAGTAGGAACAACTAAATGATAGATTACAACTAAATGAAACTCCAACTCCTGCTGTTCAATCTAAATTCAGttgtttcattttaaattagTATTTAGAGACAAAGTTCATGAGGTTTAAAACATAGGATGCCATTTACACTTACCTTTTGTAACATCACAAATgcataagttgtatttttttctttctgctGATACTTAAATCAATGTTTGGTGGCATAGGGCTGTGATGCATCAATACTGCTTGATGAAGGACCGAAACCAGAAAAAACTGCACTGCAGAACCGGGGGCTTGGaggatttgtaataattgacaAGATCAAAACTGTTCTAGAATCACGATGCCCTGGAATTGTCTCCTGCTCTGATATACTCCATCTCGCCACCAGGGATGCTGCTAAAATGGTACTCTTTCAACTAGTCTACTTACAATTCCTTTCAGTATCCCTCCGCACCAAAATCTTCTCTCAAGATAAGGGTGAGTAAAAGTTAAAAAACAGTTAATAATTTGAGAATTAATGTCAACAGGCAGGTGCACCAGGTTATCCAGTTTTCACAGGAAGAAAGGATGGCATGAAATCAGATGCTGCGTTAGTAGACCTGCCATCACCATCCATCTCATGGCAGAAAGCTCTAGAATATTTTGAATCGAGGGGATTGGACGTACTAGATATGGCAACACTCTTAGGTAAGGCAAGATTACAATCCAGTAGAAATTACATGCTAATAATGTGTTCTAAATGAGTGTATGTTTCATATCAACACAGGAGCACACACAATGGGCCGAACACATTGTAGCCACATTGTTGATAGGCTGTATAATTACAGTGGTACTGGAAATCCAGACCCAAGCATGGACGCTACTTTTCGAGACACAATGAGAGGACTTTGTCCCCCCAAAACAAAGAAAGGACAACATGACCCACTGGTATTCCTTAACCCAAATTCTGGATCAAATTACACCTTCAGAGAATCATACTACAAAAGGATCCTACACCGTGAAGCTGTCCTGGGAGTCGATCAACAATTACTATTTGGCGATGCCACCAAAGAGATCACCGATGAATTTGCTGATGCTGCTGGATTAGAAGATTTTAGGAGATCTTTTGCTCAATCAATGTTCAAAATGggaaatatcaaaattttaacagGAAATCAAGGAGAGATACGCCGGAATTGTCGATTCACAAATAAGTGAAACCCAAATTTGCAGCAGGAGAAATTGGGTGTTTAGTGTGGATTCAGATCTGCCCAGTTTAAACATAATTGTCTGTGTTCTGAaggtaaaaaataatacatgaaTAAGGGACAAGAACGTCTCCTCTTTTGTTCTTTGTAAGATCCAACAATTtaagaaaacacaaaaaatttTAGTATGTATAAACCATTATATATCCTTTCTTCTGCCAACTAAATACACCAAAAAGATTAACTATACGTTTCCATATACTACAACAATTCTCTCTCCTGTATCTGCCCTCCATTTCTTCTTGTATGCGTGTGCTTTTTCTGAACTCTAAATGCTCTAAGTAATAATAGACGTACTTATAATGATCTCCAAAAATATGAGCTGAACAGAATTTCAAAGAACATCATCTGCATAATCAGTCCAAGTATCCAAGACTGCCAATTGTGTAAGACACGGGAGCAACCAGAGTAATGTAAAATCCCCTTGTGAATCTTCTTACTGGCTTCAAGAGGAAGAAAAGATAAAACATAAGCAATGTAAAAATCAAAAGGGAAACGAATTTATGAAATGATCTCCAGGAAACATCCCTCACAGAACAAACCTCCTTGATTagacaataaaaataatctGGAAATTTAAAAAAGGATGATAattgcaatcaaaatatcaaatcCAATTTTATCAATTTCCAACAAGATTTCTATTCAATTACAACACTTAGCCATTAAATAAcgaataaaaaatcaaatttatagaCAAATATTCCAGCATTTAATTAAACATAACTAGAAAAATCATCAGCAATGCTGCTACAGCTAGTGAATTGTCAAATGGATATATTGTGTGGTGCTAATCAATCACAGAcacaaaattcatttgaaaCAATCTTAATGCAATTAAGTGTGTAAAAGAAGTTACCATAATACAATAAGACAAAAATAGATGAAACCCTTACAAGGTATGATACAGGTATATTAAAGTCCCAGAATCCCTTCAACAGGGATCTTAGTGTTTCATTCATTAGCCACATCCAGCCTTGGCAAAGCAGGTTAAATTGCTGCACAATTTTCATCATGAGGAAAGAAGCTACATTGTTTAGTTGTTTAGTTGCTTCAAGGGTTGAGTTTCAAACAAATAGAATCAACTACATATGAGAACCCCATTCACACTCCCAACATATTTGTTGCATTCAACCACAATGTTCCAATTAACTTCTTTGTTTACTCCTTATAGTTTTGCCCAAAGCTTTCAGTACAAGAGCCTTGTAAAATACACTTTTTCAATTAATGATCCAAGCATCAAATTTCCAAAAACCGGAACAGAATTTGAGTGCAGCATACTTATAAAAGACATGGAAAAGGCCATCGAGTAGTCTATGTAAAAGCATCTAAAGTTAAGTGACCGGACAAAACAAAGTGAGATTACCTCATAAAAAAGAGTAATGATGATTATGAAGGTACAACAGCTGGATGAAACTCCAAAAGCAAAAACACTTTAAGCTACAAAGTCTCCCATCCAAAGTGgataagtaataaaaatatttaacatcaTGGTCCAATTTGGAAACACACAGCCGCATAAGTGGTCCTCAGTGCCTTTCAGTGCTTTTGCCTTAAGATCATATAACAATGATATTGCCCTAGTCTCCTTTCTCTGCAACATGGTTCTTTTTCTTGATCACCTATCAAAGGATTAGACTTCAATTTCACCTCCGAAATCTTAGAATTATGGACAAATGTATGTCGTATTTGGAGGGATGATCATTGTCACATAAGAATAAAGAAGAGTAGAGAGCAACCAATTTGAATCTAAATTTTATCTCACATGAAAATAGAAACATTATAGCTAAACTATGCAAGTATTGCAGTTCATCAGAGTCAGATGAAGTATACCAATACCAAAACATAGCAGCTGTACTTCCACAAGTTATTTGATCTTTTAGAGATTAAAACAAGGGTATTTAACATTGACCAAACAAAAAAAGGGAAAAAGTTAGCAAAAGAAATTATTGCCCTCTTTTATGAATAGCAAGTAGagaaaaataactaatttaggaCTTACCTTGTTAAAATATTTCTTCCGAAGTTTGATTGCTGTTGTTATGCATCTTTTTACATTGATCTCCAACATGTTGTCATTGAACATCtgtgatatataattttgaaatatttaagttataaaatGCACAATAATGCCTCAGCTTATTTCCTTTCTTCCTTCTCTGCATTGTGAATTAAAGAACTTCGCAtggaagaattttttttttgaaaaaacaagtTGCAAACACATCTCATTAAGTATATGTAGATAGGTTTTCAAGTAATGATTCAGGACAATCACCACAGACGGACTCAATtggacaaaataaaagaagataaACTGAGCATGACCGAAAGGAataaaatgcaaaaaataaaaatattgacaaTGGTCTCAATCAGACAGATAATAATCCCATATCCAGGTTAATGATATCATAAGCTCGCACATCATGATAGGTACAAATTCTCATAAAAAGAACATCATTCGCATAAAAAATTACACCATGACATGCCATTATGCACAAATGATCGTAAGAAAACCTCAAGGTGATACGAAGTGCTCATCAGATTTAagatttacaaaattaaaatagaaatctTTACACTATCAACTTCAAAATTCCAGATCAAAACATAATCCAAATCATGGTGCCCAACAGTAGACATGAAAacataaaaccaaaaaaaatgtaactggagaataataattgtaaatttaataacaataattaattgcAGGGTAAAAACAAAAGATCGATGCACCTGCCTTTATCATATCATCGAAGGAGTGGGTTTCTCGGATGATCTTCTGGCGGTTTAAAACAAGAATTGCTGCGACGCAGAATGTGGCTAACTCGTCATTTCCTTTCCTTGCCAAGGAGGAAATGGTTCTCGTTTGAACTCGATCATTTCTTGGCCAGAAATTCCTTGCCA
Protein-coding sequences here:
- the LOC101497448 gene encoding probable peroxidase 26 translates to MGRLVFVVFPLIVAFAMLSLCHGMAAAAAPPKPKLQWHYYQVHNTCRDAEQYVRHEVKMFWKSDKSITAKLLRLISSDCFVTGCDASILLDEGPKPEKTALQNRGLGGFVIIDKIKTVLESRCPGIVSCSDILHLATRDAAKMAGAPGYPVFTGRKDGMKSDAALVDLPSPSISWQKALEYFESRGLDVLDMATLLGAHTMGRTHCSHIVDRLYNYSGTGNPDPSMDATFRDTMRGLCPPKTKKGQHDPLVFLNPNSGSNYTFRESYYKRILHREAVLGVDQQLLFGDATKEITDEFADAAGLEDFRRSFAQSMFKMGNIKILTGNQGEIRRNCRFTNK